GATATTTTGCGGTGATTTCAAATATTGATTGTTTCACTTTTCCAAACATTTTTTGGAAAATATTTCCTTCACCTGCACGCAATTCATCAGGATTTGCTTCATTCAAACGGTACATCAAGTCAGTCAATGAATCACCAAGAGGGCCGATATCTTGTGCCTGCACATGGTTTAGCATGGATTGAGAGAACTCTCCTAATTTTGTTTGAGCAGCAGCTCCGTAAGTAATCACGGCTTGCGCATCTTGTACGTCGATTTTTGAAGCTAGTTCGCGTGCTTGTGCTTGACGTTCCTCTGGTAATTTATCTACTAAACGGGCAGCGACTTGCTGATCTTTTAAAGCAGAAATCTCACTTTGTTGTGTGGCAGTCAGTGAATCGATAGGTGTTGAAAACGGATTATTCAATAAATCATCTAAAGTATCGCTGACAGGTGTCACATCTTTTGGCTTATTTTCCATATAGTTTCCTCCTCTGTGCGTAAACGAGCTCACATAGTGCTGCTAATGATATTATTCTTGAGTTTCACTATGTTCATTATCTCTTTTTAAGCTGTTTTTAGCAACGGAAATCTCAATATCTAGATCATCTAAATCGTCTGCGACAAATTGTTCATAATCTTTTTTGATCAATTTTGAGACTTGATCGATAATTTGAGCACTTTCTTCTAATTTTTCGTAGGTTTGTTTATTTTTGATTTCATGATCATCGATTTCTAAATACTTACTTGTTAAATCAACTAAGTTAGGCAAGTGTGTATAAAGAAAATGATTTGCCAAATGAAGCTTTTTAGGCTCTTTAACTAATTCTTTAAACAAGGCCTTTGATACACGCAACGTATCATTACGTAAATCGATCGCTCTTAATTTTGTAGAAGCATTCATATTTTCTTGCAGCTTGACGATTTGTTTTTTCGTTGTGTTCATCGTATCACGGAAAAAGTCGATTTCTTGATCTGTCATACCAAGTTTTGAATAATGCTCTTCTTTTGTCTTGGTCAAACTAGGCAATTGTTCTTCTTTCTTGCCATTTTTTTTATTTGAACTTGTCAAAAGCAACACCAATAATAGTACGAAAGCCACGATAACGGCAGGTAGATGTACGCCGGTAATAAAACGCAGAACGAAGCCAGCTAAAATTAAGTAGGCAATTATTTTAATAAGTTTCCCTGTTCTCATTACAGTTCCCTCCAATCATTTATTCCATCGAAAGTTATTTATCCTTCGCTATATAAGCTATTTTATCACATTCTACTCAAGAAAGAATATCAGTCCAAAGATGGATTTTAATATTTAGAGAAAATGTAAGAAATGGCAAGCGAAATCATCTGATTTTTCCTACTTAAGATGTAGGATGCAGGAGATCGTTCACAAAAAAGTCAAAAGAAATCTGAGAAAAAAGCAAAATCATAAGGTATAATAGATAATAATCATTTGATTAAAAGGAGAAGCATAGTGAAGATAAGAAATTTCATACCGCTTTTATTTGTTGGAGTTATGCTCACGGGTTGTTTTGGGCGTAAAGCTGAGCTAGAAATAATAGAGGACGCATATAAAGAGGATTCTAGCTCAAGCATAGAGGAATCTGTTTCTTTTGAAGGAAACGAAGTATTTTATGAGCCTAGGGATGGTTCTGAAACAAGTAGTACAATAGATGAAAATAAGCAAGCCACAGAGACAACAACAGAATCTACAACTGAAAGTAAAGGCAAAGTAGAAGTGATCAAGACTAACAACGGTGACTTCAAAGTTGAGCTTCCAGCTAATTGGGAAACGGTCGATACGAAAGAATTAAGTGATAATGCAGATATTAGTATTAAAAATCCAAATACAGAAACTTACTATATTGTGTTAAGCGAAGCCAAAAAAGATTTTGAGAATTTTGATTCATTTAAAAAATCAGTCGATCTTTCTGACTTAGGTGAGATATCGAATGAGAAAAAGGAATCGATCAAATACAATAACATCAAAGGTGAACGGCGTAAGTTTACTGCAACGAAAGATGGTGTAGAGGTTTACTACATTTATGATTTAATGGAGAGTGAAGATCACTACCTTCAGTGTATCAGTTGGACTTTAGAAAGCACAAAGAAGGATAATGAGCCTGATATGATCAAGCTTATGAAATCATTGACAGAACTATAAAATAGTTTTTATCGTAAAGAAGGGAAGCACTTGACTTGTTTCTCCTTCTTTTTTTGTCTTTTGATAAGTAAACATACAAAAAAAGTTTGTTCAGACCATTTACTGGTATAATTGAAGTTGACAGGAAAAGTTCTAAGTTATTGTTAATAAATCATGTGATTTGCGCATAAATGAGCAATAAATGGGGAGAAAGGATTCACAAAAAGAAGCATAAGTGATAAAATTTCAAAATTAAGGTATGATATCGATAGAAAGATTGGTGAACAGTATGATGCGTTTTGAAGATTTTGAAGAAAAAACGATTTCCAGAAATGAAATTTTTAAAGGTCATATTATTGAGGTCGTCGTCGATGACGTTCAGCTCCCTGATGGAGGAACAGGGAAACGTGAATTAGTTTTTCATCCAGGGGCTGTTGCAGTTATTCCGATTACAGCGGATAATAAAATGATCATGGTCAAACAATATCGAAAACCACTGGAAAAAGTTACTTTGGAGATTCCTGCTGGTAAAATCGATCCAGGAGAGCAAAATAATCCTAAAGAAACAGCTGAACGGGAATTGGAAGAAGAAACAGGCTATCGTGCAAACAAGTTTTCTTTCGTAAACTCTATGTATGTTTCACCAGGATTTGCTAATGAACTGCTGCATATTTATTTTGCTGAACAACTTGAAAAAGTTCCTAATCCTCGTCCGTTAGATGATGATGAAGTGATAGAATTGTATACATTAACATTAGCTGAGGCAAAGGCTGAAATCGCCAGCGGATTGATTTGTGATGCTAAAACAATCTTTGCTGTGCAGTATTGGGAGTTGCAGCAGCTAAAGGAGGATAAACGATGAGCAAAAGTCCGCTGGTCACTCGGACAGAATTACGAAAGCGAAAAGAAGAGGCTGAAAGAGAAGAACAGAAATATTTGGAACAACAAAAAAAAGAAGCGGATAAAGAATACCGCAAAAAGGAAAAAGAAATTTCCAGCTTTTACCGCAAAGAACATAAGAAGCAAAAGGAGATCACAAAAAGCCGATCAAATGAACAAACAAAAATTCGCGAGCGTAGTAGTACCTTGACGAAAGCTATTATCGTTGTCGCTATCTTACTCGCGATCGTTATATTTATTGTATTGAATTTATAGAAAAGAGGTAATCAGCATGAAAATCGGTATTATCGGTGCGATGGATCAGGAAGTAAAAATCTTAAAGGAAAAATTATCAGATACTCGGTCATGGGAAAGAGCAGGAGCACTATTTGTCTCAGGTTCTTTAGGACGTCATGAAGTGATCGTGGTTCGTTCTGGGATCGGGAAAGTATTGTCAGCAGTTACGACAACACTTTTGATCCATCAATATGGAGTGAATATGGTCATCAATACTGGTTCAGCAGGTGGAATCGGTGCTGGCTTAAAGGTTGGGGATGTAGTGATTTCTGATAAGCTAGCATATTTCGATGTGGATGTAACAGGCTTTGGTTATGCTCCTGGACAGCTTCCGGGGATGCCATTGTATTATGAATGCAGTGAATACTTGAAGTTGGAAATGAAAAAAGCCGCTGAAAAAACTGGGATGTCTGTTCAACATGGACTGATCGTTACAGGTGATTCATTTGTCAATGATAAAGTAAAAGTACAAAAAATTCTTCAAGAATTTCCAGATGCATTGGCTTGTGAAATGGAAGGGGCATCTATCGCTCAAGCTGCGG
This sequence is a window from Enterococcus wangshanyuanii. Protein-coding genes within it:
- a CDS encoding 5-bromo-4-chloroindolyl phosphate hydrolysis family protein, translated to MRTGKLIKIIAYLILAGFVLRFITGVHLPAVIVAFVLLLVLLLTSSNKKNGKKEEQLPSLTKTKEEHYSKLGMTDQEIDFFRDTMNTTKKQIVKLQENMNASTKLRAIDLRNDTLRVSKALFKELVKEPKKLHLANHFLYTHLPNLVDLTSKYLEIDDHEIKNKQTYEKLEESAQIIDQVSKLIKKDYEQFVADDLDDLDIEISVAKNSLKRDNEHSETQE
- a CDS encoding NUDIX domain-containing protein; protein product: MMRFEDFEEKTISRNEIFKGHIIEVVVDDVQLPDGGTGKRELVFHPGAVAVIPITADNKMIMVKQYRKPLEKVTLEIPAGKIDPGEQNNPKETAERELEEETGYRANKFSFVNSMYVSPGFANELLHIYFAEQLEKVPNPRPLDDDEVIELYTLTLAEAKAEIASGLICDAKTIFAVQYWELQQLKEDKR
- the macP gene encoding cell wall synthase accessory phosphoprotein MacP yields the protein MSKSPLVTRTELRKRKEEAEREEQKYLEQQKKEADKEYRKKEKEISSFYRKEHKKQKEITKSRSNEQTKIRERSSTLTKAIIVVAILLAIVIFIVLNL
- a CDS encoding 5'-methylthioadenosine/adenosylhomocysteine nucleosidase, which codes for MKIGIIGAMDQEVKILKEKLSDTRSWERAGALFVSGSLGRHEVIVVRSGIGKVLSAVTTTLLIHQYGVNMVINTGSAGGIGAGLKVGDVVISDKLAYFDVDVTGFGYAPGQLPGMPLYYECSEYLKLEMKKAAEKTGMSVQHGLIVTGDSFVNDKVKVQKILQEFPDALACEMEGASIAQAAAQFKIPFLVIRAISDTADHEASQTFDEFIEEAGEKSAQMVIHFVEHLV